From Gemmatimonadetes bacterium SCN 70-22, the proteins below share one genomic window:
- a CDS encoding transposase: MYACIEAERDTYGVAPICAVLEIAPSGYRAYRARQQDPTRRSARAQRDDVWREQIRRVWQDNHGVYGVRKVWHALRRDGHTVARCTVARLMAVEGLQGVVRGRRGQPTRPDPTVDDTRDLVQRAFVAERPNQLWVADFTYVATWRGMVYVAVVIDVFSRRIVGWRAHTTMKTALVLDALEQALYDRVLEGAPGALVVHSDRGSQYVSMRYTERLAEAGSAPSVGSVGDAYDNALAESVIGWYKTEVIRRRGPWRSFDDVEFATLAWVAWFNTQRLLEPLCYVPPAEFEAMYHETLTRHSGAVGLN, from the coding sequence ATGTACGCGTGCATCGAGGCGGAGCGGGACACCTACGGCGTCGCGCCGATCTGCGCAGTGCTGGAGATCGCGCCGTCGGGCTATCGGGCGTATCGCGCACGACAGCAGGATCCGACGCGGCGTTCCGCGCGCGCGCAGCGCGACGATGTATGGCGCGAGCAGATCCGCCGCGTGTGGCAGGACAATCACGGCGTGTACGGCGTGCGGAAGGTCTGGCACGCGCTCCGGCGGGACGGCCACACCGTCGCACGCTGCACCGTGGCCCGTCTGATGGCCGTGGAGGGGCTGCAGGGGGTCGTACGGGGCCGCCGCGGGCAGCCGACGCGTCCGGATCCCACCGTGGACGACACGCGCGATCTGGTGCAGCGCGCCTTCGTTGCCGAGCGCCCCAACCAGCTCTGGGTCGCGGACTTCACGTACGTCGCCACGTGGCGCGGGATGGTGTACGTCGCGGTCGTCATCGATGTCTTCTCGCGGCGGATCGTCGGCTGGCGGGCGCACACCACCATGAAGACGGCGCTCGTGCTCGATGCGCTCGAGCAGGCGCTCTACGACCGCGTGCTCGAGGGCGCGCCGGGCGCACTCGTCGTGCACTCCGACCGCGGCTCGCAATATGTCTCCATGCGCTACACCGAGCGCCTGGCGGAGGCCGGGTCGGCTCCCTCGGTCGGGAGCGTCGGCGACGCGTACGACAACGCGTTGGCCGAGTCGGTGATCGGCTGGTACAAGACGGAGGTCATCCGCCGGCGCGGCCCATGGCGCAGCTTTGACGACGTGGAGTTCGCGACGCTCGCGTGGGTCGCGTGGTTCAACACGCAGCGCTTGCTGGAACCGCTGTGCTATGTTCCCCCCGCGGAGTTCGAGGCGATGTATCACGAGACCCTCACCCGCCACTCCGGGGCGGTAGGACTCAACTAA